Below is a window of Populus alba chromosome 2, ASM523922v2, whole genome shotgun sequence DNA.
GGTTTTTGAAGTGGAACATTCATCAACTCCAGTTGTGCTCGTTGGTCTGCACAGCTCCATATTCATTAAAGCTGGTCATTTGTTGCCGCCCTAAATTATTGTGTAAGCAAGTTATGTTGTTTAGGTTACCTTTTCAATCTTAGATTTTGGCTTTGTTCTCTTAAGCATGTCCGTTCATTGTTCTAGCGTTTTGAATAACAAACCTCCAATGGACTAATGGTTCTTGGTTCATATAGCTTCTAATGTTTGTACCAATGGATAATGGCTCCgaattttgcaattttttagCCCATCTTGCTgccatttaaatttttgttttgttttgttagctAATTATTGCAGCCAGCAATATCAGTTAAATTTCAAAGATCACATGGTTTGTGCATGTGTTCCAAATATCGTCGGATGAAAATGATATGGTTGGATATAATCTGAcgattatatcaaaaaaattgcaGTCATCGCAGAGAGCACTGCCAAATTGTTAATCTTTGTCCTGCTAATCGTTAGCTTAGCTAAAAAaggcgagagagagagatagaattAGTGGTTTGAGCATGGAGGGTCTTGTTGAGATTAGGCGACGCAAACTACGGCACACTTCAATGATACTGGGAAAGGTACTCCATTTGAGTTGGCTAACTGGGCTTTTCTGGTGGCAGAGCAAGAATTCGTTAACCGTATCTCCGATGTCCATGTGAATATAAGCAGAATCAGCAAGGTCCCCAAAAGCACTCCACGTGACCCGAACAAATATACCACGAGACTCGAGAGAACAAGACGCTACCAAGAAAAGAAAGGTGAAAATCTGACGAAAATTCCTATCTTCACAGAATAAACAATGTCGCGAATCAGAAATAAACACCAGTTTGAAACAGACCGTATTCTTAATTTCACAGAACACAGCTGCTGGCAAACTAATTACGCATTACCTAGTTGTCAAATGAATCATGAGAGATTTATCGAAAAAATAAGCATGTGAAGTTGATTCGGTAATACTCTATGCAGATAGTACACCGTAGCAAATATAAGTTGATTCGGTGAGCTTCCCAATTTGAACAACCAAAATTTCTTATTTGTCTCATAAAATCTTTAAGAATGTTTATACACTTCCTGAATTTCAAAAGTACAACGCTCAAATAAGCTCAATATGATGGCGGAAAAATGTGTACTTCAATTGAAATAGAGAACAAAAGGAGCACAAAAGGCAGACAAAATAACATCAGACTAAGAGCAACTACAAGGTGATTCTTATCATTCACATGGCGGGCAAAAAGAATATGCAAGGGTCATTTCTTCACCAAAATAGACGGGATCACAACTTCAAAGCAGCAATAGCTTCAGGTTTAAAATCAACCCTTAGACCCAACACTCGCCTAACCTCTGCAGGGGTTAGTCTCCAGGTCATAGGTCCTGAGTTCTCACCCCAGAAATCTAGAATCTCAGATACCTTTTCTAAGTTGAGGATAGTTGCCATTTGAGTGAGACGAGCAAACTTGTCTCTCACAGTCCTCTGAGTCATGCTAGAGAAATGGCTTACCAATGCCCTCACATCCCTGTCAAGCTGGAGGCCTCCAAGCTGACTGAACCTCTTCTGCATCATGATCACTTCAAGCCTCTTCACAATGAAGTCAATGACCAAATGTACAAATGAATCATAATTGTTGGCAGTCATTAGAGGCTGGAGCCACGATACATTTGTCTCAACAGAGTGGAGAAGCCTCTGGACCCATGGGTCATTCACCTCATTATCTGCATATTCAGCCTCAGATAATTCATAACTGATGGTTGCTACACTATCTAATACTGGACGGATTCGAGGTGTAACAGTTGCCACTAGTTGTTCCATGCCAGCATTCAGGGCTTGCTTGAAAGTATTGCTCACATCACCCAGCTCAGACAAACAAGATTtcaccctttctctctctgcTGATGCAGGGAATGCCTGTCGAAATCATTGCAGTAGGTTTAATTGTTAGACATTGAGGTGATTTCAACAAACAAGGAATAAAAGCAATTCAAGTGATTGAAATCAACCATGTCAACTGGTATAACGGGAAACAAgtatcaaaacaaagaaaacgaaCATGGAAGGAATAACTATTGAAATTATTGTGGACACTTTAATTCTTAGCAATGAGGTGGTTTcaacaaacaagaaagaaaagtaatCCAGGAGTTTGAAAACAACCATGTCAAAGGGCACAACAGAACATAagcaacaaaataaacaaaaggatCATTGAAATATGCTTGAGAAACATCCATACTCATTTAATTGCAATATTTAGTTCAACATAAAAGATAAGAATCAGCCATACATTAAATGTAGGCGATGATGCCAATTcttctgatatttttttaatccttgaaGTTCATGAAATCTCTATCATTTCACTTACCATAACAGGTTCTATGTGGAACATTAATGGATAACAAACATATTCTAACAGTCTAACTTATAGTGTGACTAAATCAAAAATCACAAGCAAGTTAACACGCAGGGCATAGAGTAGCAAGCACAACAGCTATTTCTTTTTGTTACTTAAAGCATGAATTATAACTTACCTCAGCACATTGCTCTTCAATCTCATGCTTCAACTTCAAGACATACTCGCCACTCACATCCATATTATTCAATGCAGTGGCAAACTCAGTCCCAGTCCTTTGTACACCAACACCACCCAAAAACAGCTTTGCACCAAGGTTTAGTTCTCTCATTTTCTGTTGCAAAGCTTCATGGTATTCATTACTTAACAAACTACCTGCAGCACTCAAGACTGCAATCACAGAATTAACGTTTGAAGTTGATATTGCCCTTCTCAAGCAACTTTGAAGAACATAGAACACATCGTCAACAGTAGACGTTGTAAGGCTATCAGGCACGTGCTCATCAATCTTAATAGCTTTCCTTACATTTTCAACCATAAAGAATCCCTCTAAAATCACATAAAACCCAGTGATCTCCTGAACTACTCTACTAAAACTCCCACTCCTAAATGATTTAGTAGCTCGTGGAACCAACTCGGGATCAACAGAGCTCAACCCTTTAATCTTCGAAACCATGAATTCTGTATAATCCTCACCTAATTGCATCAATGACAATATCTCTTCTAAATACAACTCAATCTCTCTTGGGTCTGGCCCTTCCGGTGCACCAACAGCAAGTAAATTCTTATTCTGTGCATTAATCTCTGACGCCAACTTCCCCAGTTTCCTATACTCCATgtatttcttcaaaatcaaagaACCCCTCGAATCACACTCCTCTTGCAATTCGCAAATTGCATAAACAATCCCATCTTCACCACACAAACCCCTCAATatctcatcattttcttcaatagCCAAAACAATATCCTTAAACAAATTCGTCAAACCCCCAACAAAATTAACATTACTACTaacattactattattataacTCTGTTCCATTAACTCCACTAAATTCTCAAACTCAAGCCTAGATCGCATCGAAATCACTTTCTTTAAATATCCAACATAAACCTGCAAGCCCTCTTCTTCCAATCCTAGAGGCGAAAAAAGCCTGATAAACCTTAAAATCGTCGAATGATCCCTGGAATCCACCGCAGCGGACAACTTCTTGCCCACAATTCCTTCGAGCGTTCTCTTCGACGCCAACAACTGCTCTCTCTGATCCGATCCAGAATCTTTATACTTTGCATCAATCTGCAAAAATGTCTGCACATACTTGGCAGCAGACTCATAATCCTCTTTTTCAAGCGCATTCTTCACTCCTTCAATACAATTCCCTCTCTCAACAATCGCATCAATACGCGAGAGGGTGGAATTAACACGCGACTGAGCAAGATCGAGCTCACGCACTTTGGCACTCACGTGATCTGCTAAATCGCAGGTGGAGCGGACATTGGAGTGCATGTGGTCGAAATCGGCCTTGACAATCTCGAGAACATCAGCGGATTTTTGGAGGTGATGGAGATTCTTGTCGAGATCGGAACGTTGGGATAAAAGAGTATCGAGGTTGAGGTCGAGACCGCGTTGGTAGGCTATGCATTCGTGGAGGAGACGAGTCATGGCGCCTACGTCGGTTAGGTTGCGAACGTGGTCTAAGGCTTCAGGGGTGCCGAATTTAATAGAGGGAGAGTTGAGGGTGGTTTCGTCTTCTTGTTGGGGTTCTTCTTGTAGTGGTTGTGATTGGGGTTTTGGGGATTTCGTGACTGCTCCATTTGGGGTTGCtaccatttttgtttctttttggatCCTGGatctggaggaggaggaggaggatattGATGAACAAACAGATGATGGAGTGGAGTGATGAGCGGTGTTTTGATCTTTCAcctgttttaagtttgtttggGTTTCTTTATTTTCGGGTCATATAGATCCATACAAACCCATACCACCGTCTACGGTactgatcttcattctttttctcGTCTCcttttttaatactaaaaaaataattatatttttcttattttaaatactATTTATGAGAAATGGAGCGGCTATATGTCAATGGAAATTATATTTcacctttcaatttatttatttttatatattttcttctttctttattaaaatgtttttcttagaaaaaaatattgtataatgCCGTGAgcacatattatatttttacatgtattgtatcttattaatttattaaaaaataatttaaatgaatagaaaaaaatcaaattacccatttattaaaaagaaatagattagtatgtatttttaaaaaacttctcaTTTACTTGTGCATTCATAATTTTATcacaaatgaaatttaaattctcTCTTATTTGTAAGAGGGTCGATCCGCCTTTCCAAAAACAATATCCATGCAAATTTTGGAGCTGGAGGCTCCGTTTCGCAAATGGGCTGACCAACCATATCCACTTGGAAAGTTCGGAGCTCATTTCTCCAATGGCCACCCGCAGTAGGCTCTTAGGAGGACCCGAAACTACTCTCTTCTCCTCTCGAAACTAAAACCAAAGCAGCAGCTACACCAACGACAACCTCAATATCATTCTCTCCGCCAATCCAACTTCAGTACCCCAAAACTCTGCTGCCGCTTGTTCCGCTCTAACTCTCTTCACTTGCCCTCAAGAATAGGTCTCACTGTTTTAGCAGTTGAAGATAAGGAACCCGAGATTGCGGAGGAGATTAACAACGTGAGCCAGGAGAATGGTGACTTTGAATCCGAGAAGCGAACCAAACCATGCGAACTATACGTCTGTAATCTTCCAAGGTGTTCCGACATTGCAGACCTTGTAGAAATGTTCAAGTCTTTTGGCTCTGTTCTTTCTGTTGAGGTATGTATTTTTATCCATCACTTTGGACCCTTCCTTCCTTCTTAGTGACATCTGGGTTGGGTTATATAAAGAACTACGGATTCTagtttacttttcaaaatttgGATTCGATCATCTGAAATTCAGACAACTGTGTCCTAACTCAATTcaagtgaatttttattttggttctatTGCAGCGCTATATAATTTGGAAACTTGGTGGGATTTTAGCCAAAAATTGGAAAGATGAAATTCTATCAAGCATGGTAGATAGGCTTTTTgctgaaattaaaaagattgaaacGAAATTAACCTGATGGGAAGGTGGAAGCTTGAGTTTTAGCTGAATATAAAAAGTGAAACAAGATTCATCACTTATAAAGCTCAGTAGCATCCTCCCTTCTTtcaactttctctcttctttcactTCGTTTGTCATTGTTACCcgttaattgaatttttcttgcaGGACTTCCATGATCGTGTTTTAGTTGTTAAAAGAGGGGTTGAGAGACGACCGAGCTCCGACTGAGATTTTGCTGCTTGCATTTATGTAATGAGGCTGGACAAATACAATAGCTCGAAGCATTCTCCTTACCTGAAACATTGGCAGAGGGTTTGCTACAATAGCTCGAAGCATTCTCCTTACCTGAAACATTGGCAGAGGGTTTGCTTTCTCGTCCTCGTTCCTTCAAATTCAAGTTTTGTATCTCACACTGAAGTTTGAGCACCCGTCAAAGTTTTGTAGGCATCAACTTTATATTAAAAGTACACGAGAAAATTTAAGCATTGTAATTAGCTGAAACTAATATTGTATATTCATGTGCTCTGATATACTCTCGTAGCTTcttgttttctgaaaaaagcAGTGTGCATATACTCTTTATCTTTTCCCAATATCTTAGTTTCTGAGTTTGTTGTCGCTGAAGTGGTGATGTTTTCCAGTTCATGATAATTTTGAGGTGTGGATTATATTTTGGCACCCAGATTAAGCTTGGTACCATGCCCACAAGGgaaagggagagggagagggagagagatgaATCATATAATCAGAGGGACATGTTACCACTTTTCCATATTGGTCtggcatggaaaatattttaGCTTGCAGATTGATTACTTAGCTGATTTATTGTGTAAGACGCAAGTAGAAGACAGCAGCTGCCAAAATTTTCCCTGGATTTGAGCATGGAATTGTTTTCTGAGCAAATTAGGCACCATTCTTCCAACTGAAACCTTTTCCTTCTGCGTGCTTTTTTTTCAGAATGGAAACTACAATTGagatttgattttcttgattaCACCTTCGTGCTTGCCCTTACAATTCACTCATCAGTATCCAGTTCTGTCCCTagttaaaaaaccataaacccTAGCGAACCATCACGAGAATTCTATGGCCTAGCGATCCCCAGCCTCAggatctatttattatttaaaggagaaagaaaatagTCAGCAGCACAGAAAGAACACTCGACctctccattttatttattcataagCAAAGATCTAAAGACTTTCCTCAGGCCAGGTTTAACCCCGGGCCAATTCCTAAACCACCAAGACAACCATTTGTCTGTATGGAGGCTGCTGGTGCAGACATATTTGATGGGGACATTGGGCTTTGGCACTACAACCAAAGAGACAACAGACGAAATAGATTTGGATAAAAGTAAAAGTCCCGATCACTTATGGAAATCAGGATAAGAGGAGGACATGCTGATTTATGAATATTCAACTGGAGATATTATAAAAGATCATCTTGCGTTCTTCTCCGTATAGAGGCTGAAGAAGTAGGAGCGAGCAATAATAAAGAGATTGGTTATTATGAAGTTTATTCATAATTTCTTAGTTCATGGTTTTCTCTACACTGTAGGGTTATCAGTGCTTGagaaagtctttttttttttttttcctctttttttcctctacAATTCAGGGCCCTGAAacttttatgaattaaaaaactcTTACGCTATATGTTGCATCACATCTCctattttcttcaataattgATGTGAGTGTAGTGATGACCCATCtcatttgttattatttgaatttatttaatttgtgtgGATGGAGTTATCAAAattctacattttttttcctttgattatgaaaaaaaatgaagttttaggAGAGAACATggtggaaagaaaaggagttacTAAAAAAAGAGAATACTCAAGTTAAGGAATTAGGTTTTCCAATCCTCAAAACTATTTGGTTCAATTcaagaaattttataatattcaagTTATAACTAGTAGTATTACTTACAGTTTGGTTATTTATATGCCACGTTATTACAAATCCatgcaacattaaaaaaaaaatcttctatcTTTTCGTTCTTGTaataagaaatccttaaaaaatcAGAACCAAAATCATAGCTCAccctcctccctctctctcaatTGTGCTGCCAGCAAccatctctaaaaaaaaatccatgtctttttttatttgcgagaaagttttttttttattatgagcttaaaatttaatgtatataaagcaatatatatatatatatatatatatatatatatatatatatatacgatGATATCTTAgttgtaaataatgaaatataaaaagattattttaaaagatttttatctatctcacattaaaaagatattattttctcttttgtatttaaactaaaaaaattttttatcctacatttGAAAAGCACAACTTTCTTCTTatgaacatagaatatatatactaataaatttttaattttatattgaaaaaataagattttcttctagtgtttatataataaactttgATATAAACTAGTAGCCAATAAAGATAAGGTGGTAGGTTTGTGCACATAAGGTTAAATCGTGTAAGAGAAAAGCTTCAATTGCTCCTAAAATTAGTAGCCAATAAAGATAAAGTGGTAAGTTCGTGCACATAAGGTTAAATTGTGTAAGAAAAAAACCTTTGATTGCTAAGAGATGACGCATATCCTTTTTGAACCTTTTgtattcaataataatttattttttagcttttaaattgccactatagttttttaaactcttaaaattaattttctaacaactatatattttataagagCTCTTTAACATTCCTaacaactatttttaaaaaaatgttgtacCACCAATTAATTCTactatttattttctaactagACGTTGCCGACTTtaattctcttatttatttatttttattttattttattttttagtttaacgtgggtgtccgggccagcttgcatgtacctcgactaatcccacgagctatgaagttaacgaccatgtaagcctccagtggctaTCATATGAGTAACTCCAGGgcttgaacctgagaccacagaggaagcaaacctcttggtcccaagctcttaccactAGCCACCACCACTTTAATTCtcctatttattttcttactaCTTGTTGTAGGCTAACAATCCTGTACATACACCTACATTAGCCTTGATGGATTTTCTTGTTGTCCTTTTGCTTGTTATTTCTGCATCCCTCCTTTTAAGAAAGAACATATTGAATCCTGGAGAATAACCAAAAGAAATATTCTTGAGGATAGTATTTGTGCACCCCCATAGGTTTTGTgttctattttgatttgttcaatttcttttcaataatcTCAAATCA
It encodes the following:
- the LOC118063460 gene encoding conserved oligomeric Golgi complex subunit 4, yielding MVATPNGAVTKSPKPQSQPLQEEPQQEDETTLNSPSIKFGTPEALDHVRNLTDVGAMTRLLHECIAYQRGLDLNLDTLLSQRSDLDKNLHHLQKSADVLEIVKADFDHMHSNVRSTCDLADHVSAKVRELDLAQSRVNSTLSRIDAIVERGNCIEGVKNALEKEDYESAAKYVQTFLQIDAKYKDSGSDQREQLLASKRTLEGIVGKKLSAAVDSRDHSTILRFIRLFSPLGLEEEGLQVYVGYLKKVISMRSRLEFENLVELMEQSYNNSNVSSNVNFVGGLTNLFKDIVLAIEENDEILRGLCGEDGIVYAICELQEECDSRGSLILKKYMEYRKLGKLASEINAQNKNLLAVGAPEGPDPREIELYLEEILSLMQLGEDYTEFMVSKIKGLSSVDPELVPRATKSFRSGSFSRVVQEITGFYVILEGFFMVENVRKAIKIDEHVPDSLTTSTVDDVFYVLQSCLRRAISTSNVNSVIAVLSAAGSLLSNEYHEALQQKMRELNLGAKLFLGGVGVQRTGTEFATALNNMDVSGEYVLKLKHEIEEQCAEAFPASAERERVKSCLSELGDVSNTFKQALNAGMEQLVATVTPRIRPVLDSVATISYELSEAEYADNEVNDPWVQRLLHSVETNVSWLQPLMTANNYDSFVHLVIDFIVKRLEVIMMQKRFSQLGGLQLDRDVRALVSHFSSMTQRTVRDKFARLTQMATILNLEKVSEILDFWGENSGPMTWRLTPAEVRRVLGLRVDFKPEAIAALKL